One region of Dysidea avara chromosome 1, odDysAvar1.4, whole genome shotgun sequence genomic DNA includes:
- the LOC136258947 gene encoding golgin subfamily A member 6-like protein 7 isoform X4, with translation MSSLSTWINWIKGLWDTQSRPHSHDGGESGQSGELIKDNTSGQEPTAVETPTNDLTSIAVGDIEQQFHSKMFSLAKRGSIFLKSNRTDWQKLMQSSMARPYLSLTPSSLFQGIKLVGQTDLLKIPKHQHLADDYKDGAAAGSQKGQELKSYQDELEQEHNRANNFRRQLEAMTNEKELLSAKLVQLQRDNDAAQLTITQKGEEVNCYQKNQEKLQAQLIQLTEWQSKHETVLMDLSQKEEKLKSCQEELKQRHKSADNFQSQLKAMTNKKESLSVQLEQLQTDNDAAQVTIAQKDEEVNKSQEKLQAQLKQLTEEQNKYEAVLKDLSQKEQELKSYQEELKQCHKSADNFQSQFKAMTNEKELLSVQLEQLQTDTQIAIAQKDEEVNKSQEDLQAQLKQLTEEQNKYEAVLKDLSQKEQELKSCQEELKQCHKSANNFQSQLEAMTNEKELLSVQLAQLHRNNDAAQLTIRKKDEELKCYQNNLDKPQAQLIEWKNKYEAVFKDLSQKEEELKSCQEELKQCHKKLLEMEEVSFQLTNSFTTADSRSPLILSQEYRNIQHNCRPAASRAHRKTYNGCDSVPFEKHTMVAYKEAKHQVLTALQNHIERSLFIMQKEDECASQIPKCVKLMLNKLYTDHSLTKDPVEAIVEVLCKEYRDHVDRKDADIPPQVHEYYEKLADFTWTTVTKAIPMVLSTDKDQYDNEIHELIDDDETDEAVSSAKFTYIYPTLFTSNSWPREVALKGRIKFVDM, from the exons GATTAATTGGATTAAAGGTTTGTGGGACACGCAAAGTAGACCTCACTCTCATGATGGCGGTGAAAGTGGACAGTCTGGTGAACTTATTAAGGATAATACAAGTGGTCAG GAACCAACAGCAGTTGAGACTCCCACAAATGATCTTACAAGCATAGCAGTTGGGGACATAGAGCAGCAGTTTCATAGTAAGATGTTTAGTTTAGCAAAGCGTGGTTCAATATTCCTCAAGTCAAATCGAACTGATTGGCAAAAGCTAATGCAAAGTTCCATGGCCAGGCCATATTTATCACTAACTCCTTCCAGCCTATTCCAAG GTATAAAGTTGGTGGGACAAACAGATCTGCTGAAAATTCCTAA gCACCAACACTTAGCTGATGACTACAAAGATGGAGCTGCAGCTGGGTCACAAAAAGGCCAAGAATTGAAGTCTTATCAAGATGAATTGGAGCAGGAACATAATAG AGCCAACAACTTTCGAAGGCAGCTTGAAGCCATGACAAATGAAAAGGAATTACTCTCTGCCAAacttgttcagctacaaagagacaaTGATGCTGCACAATTAACTATAACACAGAAGGGAGAAGAAGTAAACTGTTATCAAAAGAA TCAAGAAAAGCTACAAGCTCAATTGATACAGCTTACTGAATGGCAAAGTAAGCATGAAACAGTACTTATGGATTTATCACAGAAAGAAGAGAAATTGAAGTCATGTCAAGAAGAATTGAAGCAACGCCATAAATC AGCTGACAACTTTCAAAGTCAGCTTAAAGCCATGACAAACAAAAAGGAATCACTATCTGTTCAACTTGAACAGCTCCAAACAGACAATGATGCTGCACAAGTAACTATAGCACAGAAAGATGAAGAAGTAAACAAAAG TCAAGAGAAGCTACAAGCTCAGTTGAAACAGCTCACTGAAGAACAAAATAAGTATGAAGCAGTACTTAAGGATTTATCACAAAAGGAACAGGAATTGAAATCATATCAGGAAGAATTGAAGCAATGCCATAAATC AGCTGACAACTTTCAAAGCCAGTTTAAAGCCATGACAAATGAAAAGGAATTACTATCTGTTCAACTTGAACAACTCCAAACAGACACACAAATAGCCATAGCACAGAAAGATGAAGAAGTAAACAAAAG TCAAGAGGACCTACAAGCTCAGTTGAAACAGCTCACTGAAGAACAAAATAAGTATGAAGCAGTACTTAAGGATTTATCACAAAAGGAACAGGAATTGAAATCATGTCAGGAAGAATTGAAGCAATGCCATAAATC AGCCAACAACTTTCAAAGTCAGCTTGAAGCCATGACAAATGAAAAGGAATTACTCTCTGTCCAACTTGCTCAGCTCCATAGAAACAATGATGCTGCACAATTAACTATAAGGAAGAAGGATGAAGAATTAAAGTGTTATCAAAACAA TCTAGACAAGCCACAAGCTCAGCTTATTGAATGGAAAAATAAGTATGAGGCAGTATTTAAGGATTTATCACAGAAAGAGGAGGAATTGAAATCATGTCAAGAAGAATTGAAGCAATGCCATAAAAA GCTTCTGGAAATGGAGGAAGTCAGCTTTCAGTTGACAAATTCATTTACCACTGCTGATAGTAGAAGTCCTCTGATACTGAGCCAGGAATACAGGAACATCCAACATAACTGTAGACCTGCAGCTAGTCGAGCTCACAGAAAAACCTATAATGGCTGTGATTCAGTACCTTTTGAGAAACACACAATG GTAGCTTACAAAGAAGCAAAACATCAGGTGTTAACTGCTCTGCAAAATCATATAGAACGGTCATTGTTTATTATGCAAAAGGAAGATGAGTGTGCTTCTCAAATTCCCAAGTGTGTTAAACTGATGTTGAATAAACTTTATACTGATCATTCACTAACAAAGGATCCTGTTGAAGCTATTGTTGAG gTACTCTGTAAGGAATACAGAGATCATGTTGATCGAAAAGATGCAGATATTCCTCCTCAAGTTCATGAATACTATGAAAAACTTGCTGATTTCACTTGGACTACTGTTACTAAGGCTATTCCAATGGTACTCTCAACAGATAAAGATCAATATGATAATGAAATCCATGAACtaattgatgatgatgaaacagATGAAGCAGTATCATCTGCCAAATTTACATATATTTATCCCACTCTATTTACCAGTAATTCCTGGCCAAGGGAAGTGGCATTGAAGGGAAGAATTAAATTTGTTGATATGTAA
- the LOC136258947 gene encoding interaptin-like isoform X3: protein MSSLSTWINWIKGLWDTQSRPHSHDGGESGQSGELIKDNTSGQEPTAVETPTNDLTSIAVGDIEQQFHSKMFSLAKRGSIFLKSNRTDWQKLMQSSMARPYLSLTPSSLFQGIKLVGQTDLLKIPKHQHLADDYKDGAAAGSQKGQELKSYQDELEQEHNRANNFRRQLEAMTNEKELLSAKLVQLQRDNDAAQLTITQKGEEVNCYQKNQEKLQAQLIQLTEWQSKHETVLMDLSQKEEKLKSCQEELKQRHKSADNFQSQLKAMTNKKESLSVQLEQLQTDNDAAQVTIAQKDEEVNKSQEKLQSQLKQLTEEQNKHEAVLKDLSQKEQELKSCQEELKQCHKSADNFQSQLKAMTNEKESLSVQLEQLQTDTQIAIAQKDEEVNKSQEKLQAQLKQLTEEQNKYEAVLKDLSQKEQELKSYQEELKQCHKSADNFQSQFKAMTNEKELLSVQLEQLQTDTQIAIAQKDEEVNKSQEDLQAQLKQLTEEQNKYEAVLKDLSQKEQELKSCQEELKQCHKSANNFQSQLEAMTNEKELLSVQLAQLHRNNDAAQLTIRKKDEELKCYQNNLDKPQAQLIEWKNKYEAVFKDLSQKEEELKSCQEELKQCHKKLLEMEEVSFQLTNSFTTADSRSPLILSQEYRNIQHNCRPAASRAHRKTYNGCDSVPFEKHTMVAYKEAKHQVLTALQNHIERSLFIMQKEDECASQIPKCVKLMLNKLYTDHSLTKDPVEAIVEVLCKEYRDHVDRKDADIPPQVHEYYEKLADFTWTTVTKAIPMVLSTDKDQYDNEIHELIDDDETDEAVSSAKFTYIYPTLFTSNSWPREVALKGRIKFVDM, encoded by the exons GATTAATTGGATTAAAGGTTTGTGGGACACGCAAAGTAGACCTCACTCTCATGATGGCGGTGAAAGTGGACAGTCTGGTGAACTTATTAAGGATAATACAAGTGGTCAG GAACCAACAGCAGTTGAGACTCCCACAAATGATCTTACAAGCATAGCAGTTGGGGACATAGAGCAGCAGTTTCATAGTAAGATGTTTAGTTTAGCAAAGCGTGGTTCAATATTCCTCAAGTCAAATCGAACTGATTGGCAAAAGCTAATGCAAAGTTCCATGGCCAGGCCATATTTATCACTAACTCCTTCCAGCCTATTCCAAG GTATAAAGTTGGTGGGACAAACAGATCTGCTGAAAATTCCTAA gCACCAACACTTAGCTGATGACTACAAAGATGGAGCTGCAGCTGGGTCACAAAAAGGCCAAGAATTGAAGTCTTATCAAGATGAATTGGAGCAGGAACATAATAG AGCCAACAACTTTCGAAGGCAGCTTGAAGCCATGACAAATGAAAAGGAATTACTCTCTGCCAAacttgttcagctacaaagagacaaTGATGCTGCACAATTAACTATAACACAGAAGGGAGAAGAAGTAAACTGTTATCAAAAGAA TCAAGAAAAGCTACAAGCTCAATTGATACAGCTTACTGAATGGCAAAGTAAGCATGAAACAGTACTTATGGATTTATCACAGAAAGAAGAGAAATTGAAGTCATGTCAAGAAGAATTGAAGCAACGCCATAAATC AGCTGACAACTTTCAAAGTCAGCTTAAAGCCATGACAAACAAAAAGGAATCACTATCTGTTCAACTTGAACAGCTCCAAACAGACAATGATGCTGCACAAGTAACTATAGCACAGAAAGATGAAGAAGTAAACAAAAG TCAAGAGAAGCTACAATCTCAGTTGAAACAGCTCACTGAAGAACAAAATAAGCATGAAGCAGTACTTAAGGATTTATCACAAAAGGAACAGGAATTGAAATCATGTCAGGAAGAATTGAAGCAATGCCATAAATC AGCTGACAACTTTCAAAGCCAGCTTAAAGCCATGACAAATGAAAAGGAATCACTATCTGTTCAACTTGAACAGCTCCAAACAGACACACAAATAGCCATAGCACAGAAAGATGAAGAAGTAAACAAAAG TCAAGAGAAGCTACAAGCTCAGTTGAAACAGCTCACTGAAGAACAAAATAAGTATGAAGCAGTACTTAAGGATTTATCACAAAAGGAACAGGAATTGAAATCATATCAGGAAGAATTGAAGCAATGCCATAAATC AGCTGACAACTTTCAAAGCCAGTTTAAAGCCATGACAAATGAAAAGGAATTACTATCTGTTCAACTTGAACAACTCCAAACAGACACACAAATAGCCATAGCACAGAAAGATGAAGAAGTAAACAAAAG TCAAGAGGACCTACAAGCTCAGTTGAAACAGCTCACTGAAGAACAAAATAAGTATGAAGCAGTACTTAAGGATTTATCACAAAAGGAACAGGAATTGAAATCATGTCAGGAAGAATTGAAGCAATGCCATAAATC AGCCAACAACTTTCAAAGTCAGCTTGAAGCCATGACAAATGAAAAGGAATTACTCTCTGTCCAACTTGCTCAGCTCCATAGAAACAATGATGCTGCACAATTAACTATAAGGAAGAAGGATGAAGAATTAAAGTGTTATCAAAACAA TCTAGACAAGCCACAAGCTCAGCTTATTGAATGGAAAAATAAGTATGAGGCAGTATTTAAGGATTTATCACAGAAAGAGGAGGAATTGAAATCATGTCAAGAAGAATTGAAGCAATGCCATAAAAA GCTTCTGGAAATGGAGGAAGTCAGCTTTCAGTTGACAAATTCATTTACCACTGCTGATAGTAGAAGTCCTCTGATACTGAGCCAGGAATACAGGAACATCCAACATAACTGTAGACCTGCAGCTAGTCGAGCTCACAGAAAAACCTATAATGGCTGTGATTCAGTACCTTTTGAGAAACACACAATG GTAGCTTACAAAGAAGCAAAACATCAGGTGTTAACTGCTCTGCAAAATCATATAGAACGGTCATTGTTTATTATGCAAAAGGAAGATGAGTGTGCTTCTCAAATTCCCAAGTGTGTTAAACTGATGTTGAATAAACTTTATACTGATCATTCACTAACAAAGGATCCTGTTGAAGCTATTGTTGAG gTACTCTGTAAGGAATACAGAGATCATGTTGATCGAAAAGATGCAGATATTCCTCCTCAAGTTCATGAATACTATGAAAAACTTGCTGATTTCACTTGGACTACTGTTACTAAGGCTATTCCAATGGTACTCTCAACAGATAAAGATCAATATGATAATGAAATCCATGAACtaattgatgatgatgaaacagATGAAGCAGTATCATCTGCCAAATTTACATATATTTATCCCACTCTATTTACCAGTAATTCCTGGCCAAGGGAAGTGGCATTGAAGGGAAGAATTAAATTTGTTGATATGTAA
- the LOC136258947 gene encoding interaptin-like isoform X2, which yields MSSLSTWINWIKGLWDTQSRPHSHDGGESGQSGELIKDNTSGQEPTAVETPTNDLTSIAVGDIEQQFHSIKLVGQTDLLKIPKHQHLADDYKDGAAAGSQKGQELKSYQDELEQEHNRANNFRRQLEAMTNEKELLSAKLVQLQRDNDAAQLTITQKGEEVNCYQKNQEKLQAQLIQLTEWQSKHETVLMDLSQKEEKLKSCQEELKQRHKSADNFQSQLKAMTNKKESLSVQLEQLQTDNDAAQVTIAQKDEEVNKSQEKLQSQLKQLTEEQNKHEAVLKDLSQKEQELKSCQEELKQCHKSANNVQSQLEAMTNEKELLSVQLAQLHRNNDAAQLTIRKKDEELKCYQNKADNFQSQLKAMTNEKESLSVQLEQLQTDTQIAIAQKDEEVNKSQEKLQAQLKQLTEEQNKYEAVLKDLSQKEQELKSYQEELKQCHKSADNFQSQFKAMTNEKELLSVQLEQLQTDTQIAIAQKDEEVNKSQEDLQAQLKQLTEEQNKYEAVLKDLSQKEQELKSCQEELKQCHKSANNFQSQLEAMTNEKELLSVQLAQLHRNNDAAQLTIRKKDEELKCYQNNLDKPQAQLIEWKNKYEAVFKDLSQKEEELKSCQEELKQCHKKLLEMEEVSFQLTNSFTTADSRSPLILSQEYRNIQHNCRPAASRAHRKTYNGCDSVPFEKHTMVAYKEAKHQVLTALQNHIERSLFIMQKEDECASQIPKCVKLMLNKLYTDHSLTKDPVEAIVEVLCKEYRDHVDRKDADIPPQVHEYYEKLADFTWTTVTKAIPMVLSTDKDQYDNEIHELIDDDETDEAVSSAKFTYIYPTLFTSNSWPREVALKGRIKFVDM from the exons GATTAATTGGATTAAAGGTTTGTGGGACACGCAAAGTAGACCTCACTCTCATGATGGCGGTGAAAGTGGACAGTCTGGTGAACTTATTAAGGATAATACAAGTGGTCAG GAACCAACAGCAGTTGAGACTCCCACAAATGATCTTACAAGCATAGCAGTTGGGGACATAGAGCAGCAGTTTCATA GTATAAAGTTGGTGGGACAAACAGATCTGCTGAAAATTCCTAA gCACCAACACTTAGCTGATGACTACAAAGATGGAGCTGCAGCTGGGTCACAAAAAGGCCAAGAATTGAAGTCTTATCAAGATGAATTGGAGCAGGAACATAATAG AGCCAACAACTTTCGAAGGCAGCTTGAAGCCATGACAAATGAAAAGGAATTACTCTCTGCCAAacttgttcagctacaaagagacaaTGATGCTGCACAATTAACTATAACACAGAAGGGAGAAGAAGTAAACTGTTATCAAAAGAA TCAAGAAAAGCTACAAGCTCAATTGATACAGCTTACTGAATGGCAAAGTAAGCATGAAACAGTACTTATGGATTTATCACAGAAAGAAGAGAAATTGAAGTCATGTCAAGAAGAATTGAAGCAACGCCATAAATC AGCTGACAACTTTCAAAGTCAGCTTAAAGCCATGACAAACAAAAAGGAATCACTATCTGTTCAACTTGAACAGCTCCAAACAGACAATGATGCTGCACAAGTAACTATAGCACAGAAAGATGAAGAAGTAAACAAAAG TCAAGAGAAGCTACAATCTCAGTTGAAACAGCTCACTGAAGAACAAAATAAGCATGAAGCAGTACTTAAGGATTTATCACAAAAGGAACAGGAATTGAAATCATGTCAGGAAGAATTGAAGCAATGCCATAAATC AGCCAACAATGTTCAAAGTCAGCTTGAAGCCATGACAAATGAAAAGGAATTACTCTCTGTCCAACTTGCTCAGCTCCATAGAAACAATGATGCTGCACAATTAACTATAAGGAAGAAGGATGAAGAATTAAAGTGTTATCAAAACAA AGCTGACAACTTTCAAAGCCAGCTTAAAGCCATGACAAATGAAAAGGAATCACTATCTGTTCAACTTGAACAGCTCCAAACAGACACACAAATAGCCATAGCACAGAAAGATGAAGAAGTAAACAAAAG TCAAGAGAAGCTACAAGCTCAGTTGAAACAGCTCACTGAAGAACAAAATAAGTATGAAGCAGTACTTAAGGATTTATCACAAAAGGAACAGGAATTGAAATCATATCAGGAAGAATTGAAGCAATGCCATAAATC AGCTGACAACTTTCAAAGCCAGTTTAAAGCCATGACAAATGAAAAGGAATTACTATCTGTTCAACTTGAACAACTCCAAACAGACACACAAATAGCCATAGCACAGAAAGATGAAGAAGTAAACAAAAG TCAAGAGGACCTACAAGCTCAGTTGAAACAGCTCACTGAAGAACAAAATAAGTATGAAGCAGTACTTAAGGATTTATCACAAAAGGAACAGGAATTGAAATCATGTCAGGAAGAATTGAAGCAATGCCATAAATC AGCCAACAACTTTCAAAGTCAGCTTGAAGCCATGACAAATGAAAAGGAATTACTCTCTGTCCAACTTGCTCAGCTCCATAGAAACAATGATGCTGCACAATTAACTATAAGGAAGAAGGATGAAGAATTAAAGTGTTATCAAAACAA TCTAGACAAGCCACAAGCTCAGCTTATTGAATGGAAAAATAAGTATGAGGCAGTATTTAAGGATTTATCACAGAAAGAGGAGGAATTGAAATCATGTCAAGAAGAATTGAAGCAATGCCATAAAAA GCTTCTGGAAATGGAGGAAGTCAGCTTTCAGTTGACAAATTCATTTACCACTGCTGATAGTAGAAGTCCTCTGATACTGAGCCAGGAATACAGGAACATCCAACATAACTGTAGACCTGCAGCTAGTCGAGCTCACAGAAAAACCTATAATGGCTGTGATTCAGTACCTTTTGAGAAACACACAATG GTAGCTTACAAAGAAGCAAAACATCAGGTGTTAACTGCTCTGCAAAATCATATAGAACGGTCATTGTTTATTATGCAAAAGGAAGATGAGTGTGCTTCTCAAATTCCCAAGTGTGTTAAACTGATGTTGAATAAACTTTATACTGATCATTCACTAACAAAGGATCCTGTTGAAGCTATTGTTGAG gTACTCTGTAAGGAATACAGAGATCATGTTGATCGAAAAGATGCAGATATTCCTCCTCAAGTTCATGAATACTATGAAAAACTTGCTGATTTCACTTGGACTACTGTTACTAAGGCTATTCCAATGGTACTCTCAACAGATAAAGATCAATATGATAATGAAATCCATGAACtaattgatgatgatgaaacagATGAAGCAGTATCATCTGCCAAATTTACATATATTTATCCCACTCTATTTACCAGTAATTCCTGGCCAAGGGAAGTGGCATTGAAGGGAAGAATTAAATTTGTTGATATGTAA
- the LOC136258947 gene encoding sarcolemmal membrane-associated protein-like isoform X1: protein MSSLSTWINWIKGLWDTQSRPHSHDGGESGQSGELIKDNTSGQEPTAVETPTNDLTSIAVGDIEQQFHSKMFSLAKRGSIFLKSNRTDWQKLMQSSMARPYLSLTPSSLFQGIKLVGQTDLLKIPKHQHLADDYKDGAAAGSQKGQELKSYQDELEQEHNRANNFRRQLEAMTNEKELLSAKLVQLQRDNDAAQLTITQKGEEVNCYQKNQEKLQAQLIQLTEWQSKHETVLMDLSQKEEKLKSCQEELKQRHKSADNFQSQLKAMTNKKESLSVQLEQLQTDNDAAQVTIAQKDEEVNKSQEKLQSQLKQLTEEQNKHEAVLKDLSQKEQELKSCQEELKQCHKSANNVQSQLEAMTNEKELLSVQLAQLHRNNDAAQLTIRKKDEELKCYQNKADNFQSQLKAMTNEKESLSVQLEQLQTDTQIAIAQKDEEVNKSQEKLQAQLKQLTEEQNKYEAVLKDLSQKEQELKSYQEELKQCHKSADNFQSQFKAMTNEKELLSVQLEQLQTDTQIAIAQKDEEVNKSQEDLQAQLKQLTEEQNKYEAVLKDLSQKEQELKSCQEELKQCHKSANNFQSQLEAMTNEKELLSVQLAQLHRNNDAAQLTIRKKDEELKCYQNNLDKPQAQLIEWKNKYEAVFKDLSQKEEELKSCQEELKQCHKKLLEMEEVSFQLTNSFTTADSRSPLILSQEYRNIQHNCRPAASRAHRKTYNGCDSVPFEKHTMVAYKEAKHQVLTALQNHIERSLFIMQKEDECASQIPKCVKLMLNKLYTDHSLTKDPVEAIVEVLCKEYRDHVDRKDADIPPQVHEYYEKLADFTWTTVTKAIPMVLSTDKDQYDNEIHELIDDDETDEAVSSAKFTYIYPTLFTSNSWPREVALKGRIKFVDM, encoded by the exons GATTAATTGGATTAAAGGTTTGTGGGACACGCAAAGTAGACCTCACTCTCATGATGGCGGTGAAAGTGGACAGTCTGGTGAACTTATTAAGGATAATACAAGTGGTCAG GAACCAACAGCAGTTGAGACTCCCACAAATGATCTTACAAGCATAGCAGTTGGGGACATAGAGCAGCAGTTTCATAGTAAGATGTTTAGTTTAGCAAAGCGTGGTTCAATATTCCTCAAGTCAAATCGAACTGATTGGCAAAAGCTAATGCAAAGTTCCATGGCCAGGCCATATTTATCACTAACTCCTTCCAGCCTATTCCAAG GTATAAAGTTGGTGGGACAAACAGATCTGCTGAAAATTCCTAA gCACCAACACTTAGCTGATGACTACAAAGATGGAGCTGCAGCTGGGTCACAAAAAGGCCAAGAATTGAAGTCTTATCAAGATGAATTGGAGCAGGAACATAATAG AGCCAACAACTTTCGAAGGCAGCTTGAAGCCATGACAAATGAAAAGGAATTACTCTCTGCCAAacttgttcagctacaaagagacaaTGATGCTGCACAATTAACTATAACACAGAAGGGAGAAGAAGTAAACTGTTATCAAAAGAA TCAAGAAAAGCTACAAGCTCAATTGATACAGCTTACTGAATGGCAAAGTAAGCATGAAACAGTACTTATGGATTTATCACAGAAAGAAGAGAAATTGAAGTCATGTCAAGAAGAATTGAAGCAACGCCATAAATC AGCTGACAACTTTCAAAGTCAGCTTAAAGCCATGACAAACAAAAAGGAATCACTATCTGTTCAACTTGAACAGCTCCAAACAGACAATGATGCTGCACAAGTAACTATAGCACAGAAAGATGAAGAAGTAAACAAAAG TCAAGAGAAGCTACAATCTCAGTTGAAACAGCTCACTGAAGAACAAAATAAGCATGAAGCAGTACTTAAGGATTTATCACAAAAGGAACAGGAATTGAAATCATGTCAGGAAGAATTGAAGCAATGCCATAAATC AGCCAACAATGTTCAAAGTCAGCTTGAAGCCATGACAAATGAAAAGGAATTACTCTCTGTCCAACTTGCTCAGCTCCATAGAAACAATGATGCTGCACAATTAACTATAAGGAAGAAGGATGAAGAATTAAAGTGTTATCAAAACAA AGCTGACAACTTTCAAAGCCAGCTTAAAGCCATGACAAATGAAAAGGAATCACTATCTGTTCAACTTGAACAGCTCCAAACAGACACACAAATAGCCATAGCACAGAAAGATGAAGAAGTAAACAAAAG TCAAGAGAAGCTACAAGCTCAGTTGAAACAGCTCACTGAAGAACAAAATAAGTATGAAGCAGTACTTAAGGATTTATCACAAAAGGAACAGGAATTGAAATCATATCAGGAAGAATTGAAGCAATGCCATAAATC AGCTGACAACTTTCAAAGCCAGTTTAAAGCCATGACAAATGAAAAGGAATTACTATCTGTTCAACTTGAACAACTCCAAACAGACACACAAATAGCCATAGCACAGAAAGATGAAGAAGTAAACAAAAG TCAAGAGGACCTACAAGCTCAGTTGAAACAGCTCACTGAAGAACAAAATAAGTATGAAGCAGTACTTAAGGATTTATCACAAAAGGAACAGGAATTGAAATCATGTCAGGAAGAATTGAAGCAATGCCATAAATC AGCCAACAACTTTCAAAGTCAGCTTGAAGCCATGACAAATGAAAAGGAATTACTCTCTGTCCAACTTGCTCAGCTCCATAGAAACAATGATGCTGCACAATTAACTATAAGGAAGAAGGATGAAGAATTAAAGTGTTATCAAAACAA TCTAGACAAGCCACAAGCTCAGCTTATTGAATGGAAAAATAAGTATGAGGCAGTATTTAAGGATTTATCACAGAAAGAGGAGGAATTGAAATCATGTCAAGAAGAATTGAAGCAATGCCATAAAAA GCTTCTGGAAATGGAGGAAGTCAGCTTTCAGTTGACAAATTCATTTACCACTGCTGATAGTAGAAGTCCTCTGATACTGAGCCAGGAATACAGGAACATCCAACATAACTGTAGACCTGCAGCTAGTCGAGCTCACAGAAAAACCTATAATGGCTGTGATTCAGTACCTTTTGAGAAACACACAATG GTAGCTTACAAAGAAGCAAAACATCAGGTGTTAACTGCTCTGCAAAATCATATAGAACGGTCATTGTTTATTATGCAAAAGGAAGATGAGTGTGCTTCTCAAATTCCCAAGTGTGTTAAACTGATGTTGAATAAACTTTATACTGATCATTCACTAACAAAGGATCCTGTTGAAGCTATTGTTGAG gTACTCTGTAAGGAATACAGAGATCATGTTGATCGAAAAGATGCAGATATTCCTCCTCAAGTTCATGAATACTATGAAAAACTTGCTGATTTCACTTGGACTACTGTTACTAAGGCTATTCCAATGGTACTCTCAACAGATAAAGATCAATATGATAATGAAATCCATGAACtaattgatgatgatgaaacagATGAAGCAGTATCATCTGCCAAATTTACATATATTTATCCCACTCTATTTACCAGTAATTCCTGGCCAAGGGAAGTGGCATTGAAGGGAAGAATTAAATTTGTTGATATGTAA